TTCCTCATGGCTGCCCCGCGTACCGCGGCCGCTCGGAACCAACCGACATGGCGCGGTCCGCGCAATGATCGTCACGGGCCTGTATGATCGCTTCTTACCCATGCGCATCCGGCTGGACTTTCTGATCCGGGCAATACTCTCCCGCGACTGGGAAGAAGCAGTTCAGCTCGGCCTGCTCGAGATTGTGCCGGAAGACGTGGCGTTGGCGGCCTACGCGTGCCCGTCCAAAATGGACCTGGTCGGCATTGTGCGCGAAGGTTTGCGCCTTGCAGCGGCGGAGGGCATCTGAGTGGACACGCTGCTGAAACTTCTCGAACGTTGGCGGCCGAAGTTTGAAACTGGTCCGCTGCGGCCCCTTTGGCCGGTCTACGAAGCACTCGAAACCTTCCTGTTCACGCCGGCGCACACCACCGACGGGCCGCCGCACCTTCGCGATCAGCTCGACATGAAGCGCTACATGATCACCGTCCTGTATGCGCTGGTCCCCTGTATCCTGTTCGGTATGTACAACGCCGGTGTACAGGCCTACAAGGCCGCCGGTATCGCGGGCGCTCCCTTCTGGCCCACCCTGGCGCTCGGTGCCCGACTGGTGTTGCCCATCATCATCACCTCCTATGCGGTGGGTGGCTTGTGGGAAGTGTTGTTCGCGGCCGTACGCAAACACGAGATCAACGAGGGATTTTTGATCACGGGGATCCTCTTCCCCTTGACGCTCCCGCCGACGATCCCCCTCTGGCAGGTGGCCGCCGGCATTTCGTTCGGCGTCGTGATCGCGAAGGAAATCTTCGGCGGAGTCGGTTTCAATGTCCTCAACCCCGCCCTCGCCGCACGCGCGTTTCTGTATTTCGCATACCCGGCACAGATTTCGGGCGACCGGGTGTGGGCCGCCCTGCCGCCCGGCGCCACGCTGGCCGACGGCTTCAGCGGTGCGACCTCGCTCGCGGTCGCGAAAGCCGCACCCGCCGGTGCGAACGCGGCACAGCTTCTTGCGGATGCCGGCTTCCCGTTCCGCACCATGGTCATGGGATTTGAACCTGGGAGTATCGGTGAAACCTCGGCGATCGCTGTGCTGCTGGGCGCCCTCCTCCTGCTGCTCACCGGCACCGGGTCATGGCGGATCATGGCCGGCGGTTTGATTGGTCTGCTCGGCACAGCATGGCTCGTAGGGCGCCTCCCCCCCTCGGTGCTCGCCGCGCACCCGTTTCTCTCGTTGCCTCCCCACTACCATCTGGTAATGGGAAGCTCCCTCTTCGGCATTGTCTTCATGGCCACCGATCCTGTCTCTGCTGCCGCCACCAATGAGGGGAAATGGATTTATGGGGCACTGATTGGAGCCCTGACCGTGATTGTACGTGCGTTCAACCCCGCCTACCCCGAAGGAACCATGCTGGCGATCCTGTTCATGAACGTGATGGCACCGCTGCTCGACTACCTTGTCCTCCGCGTTCACATCCGCAACCGCAGGCGGTATCTGGAGAGTTTTGCCCGTGCCGACGTCTAGCGAACGTTACGTTCTGGTCTACGCCGGTGTCGTCTGCCTGCTGGCCAGCGTTGTGCTGACCTCCGCGGCGACCGGCCTCCGACGCCGCCAGGAACAGGCAGCCGAACTGGATCGTAAGTTCAACGTCCTAAAAGCCTTTGGCGCAGAGGTCGTCGCCCCGGACGGACGCCGGCTGCCGCCTGCGCGCATCGAGGTGATGTATCGCGATCATGTGCGCGAGCTGTGGGTCGACCCCCGCAGCGGCGCGTCGCTCGAGAGGCCATCGGGACCGGAGGCCTTGCCGGTCTACCAGTGGATGGAAAACGGCCGGCCAGTAAAGACCGCCATCCCTGTCTCGGGCAAGGGGCTGTGGTCCACCATTTACGGCTACCTGGCGCTGGACGCGGAGCTCGATGAAATTGTGGGTCTTACGTTCTACCGCCACGGCGAAACGCCGGGACTCGGCGGTGAAATCGAACAGCCGTGGTTCCAGGACCAGTTTCGCGGCCGCCGTATCGCGCGCAACGGCGAGTGGTTGCCGATCGTCGTCGCGAAGGGGGTCGCCTCACCGGAAGCGAAGTCCGATCCGCACCGACTGGTGGTCGACGGCATCAGCGGGGCGACGTTGACCGGCCAGGGCGTAACGCGGTTTCTCAACGAGTGTGTAAAAAAATACGAGCCATACCTGCGCACCGCGAGAAAGGGGTGACGGCGATGGCGTCCGCTTGGAAGCACTTCCGCGATCCGCTCTCCGAGAACAATCCGATCACCGTCCAGATTTTGGGCATCTGTTCGGCTCTCGCGGTGACCGTCAAGCTGGAAACGGCGCTGGTGATGGCGCTAGCGCTGACGGTCGTGACGACGGGCTCGAATCTGGTCATCTCGCTGATCCGCAACACCGTTCCGGCTCGGATTCGCATGATTGTGGAGATGGTGGTGGTGTCCACATTGGTCATTCTTGCCGATCAGATCCTGCGCGCCTATGCCTACGACGTCAGTCGCCAGCTCAGCGTATTCGTCGGGTTGATCATCACCAATTGCATCGTGATGGGTCGGCTCGAGGCCTTCGCGCTGAAAAACCCGCCGCTGCCGTCCGTGCTCGATGGTCTCGGCAACGGCCTCGGATATGGAGCCGTGCTGGTGTTGGTGGCGTTCCTTCGGGAGCTGCTTGGCTCCGGACGCCTGCTCGGCCACGCGGTGGTGCCGGCCGCGCTCTACCGGCAGGGCTATGTCAACAACGGCCTGATGCTGCTGGCGCCGGGCGCCTTCATCGTTCTGGGACTGCTGATCTGGGCGCAGCGGACCTTGATCCGCCGCTTTGAAACAGACGGTTAGTCGAGGTGCACCTCATGGAACTGCTCAGTCTTGCGGTCAAGTCCATCTTCATCGAGAACATCCTGCTGGCGTCGTTCCTAGGGATGTGCTCGTTTCTTGCGATCTCAAAACGGATTGAAACCGCGATGGGGCTGGGGCTGGCGGTGATCGTGGTGCAGACGATCACCGTACCCACCAACTGGCTGCTGCGGCGGTTCTTCCTTGCACCCGGCGCACTCGCGTGGACGGGTGTTCCCGCGCTTGCCGGTCTGGACCTCTCCTTTCTCACTTTTGTGGTGTTTATCGCGACAATCGCCTCGATGGTGCAGCTGGTTGAAATGACGCTCGACCGTTTCTTTCCACGACTGTACCAGTCGCTCGGCATATTCTTGCCGCTGATCACCGTGAACTGCGCGATCCTCGGCGGCTCGCTGTTCATGGTGGAGCGCAACTACAACGCGGCGCAGTCGGTGGTGTTTGGCGTTGCGTCGGGTGCCGGCTGGGCGTTGGCGATTGTCGCGATGGGCGCCGTGCGCCGGAAGCTCCGCTACTCAAACGTTCCGCCGGCACTGCGGGGGCTCGGCATCACGATGATCATGACCGGCCTGATGGCCATGGCGTTCATGATCTTCTCCGGCATCCAGCTCTAGCTCGGAGGGATGGGCGGCGATGAGCAACTGGATTCTGCTACTGTTCATCAGCGCGCTGGTGTTCACGGGGCTGATCCTTGTGTTCGTCGCGGGGCTCAATGCCGCCTCTCGCCGGCTGGCACCGTCCGGTCCGGTCACGATTGACATCAACGACGGTGAAAAGCGCATCACCGTCGACAGCGGCTCGTCCCTGCTGGCCGCGCTCGCCGCCCAGAAGATTTTCCTGCCATCGGCGTGCGGCGGCGGAGGCACCTGCGCGATGTGCAAATGCGTTGTCACCGAGGGCGGCGGCGACCTGCTGCCGACCGAGGCCGGCCACATCTCGCGCGCGGAGGCGAAACAGGGTTGGCGGCTGGCCTGCCAGCTCAAGGTGAAGCGGGATCTGAAAATCCGCGTGCCGGCGGAGGTGCTGGAAATCCGGAAGTTCGAGGGAACAGTCCGCTCGAACCGGAATGTGGCCACGTTCATCAAGGAGCTGATCGTCGACCTTCCACCCGGCATGACGCTCAATTTCCGCGCCGGCGGATACATCCAAATCGATGTCCCGCCCTACCGCGAGATCTCGTTCCGCTCTTTCGACATCGATGAACGTTTTCGCGACGCATGGGACCAGTACAACCTTTGGGAGCTGTCCGCCTCCAACCCGGAGCCGATCTTTCGTGCCTACTCGATGGCGAATCACCCCGCGGAGGGCAACATCGTGATGCTGAACGTCCGCATCGCGACGCCCCCGCCGGGTATGAACGTGCCGCCGGGCATTGCCTCGACGTACATCTTCAGTCTGAAGCCCGGCGACAAGGTCGTCATGAGCGGCCCGTTCGGCGAGTTCTTCGCAAAAGACACCAATCGCGAAATGGTCTACATCGGCGGCGGCGCCGGCATGGCCCCCATGCGCAGCCACATTTTCGACCTCTTCAAGACGCGGCGGACCACGCGAAAAGTTAGCTTCTGGTATGGCGCCCGATCGCGCCGCGAGATGTTCTATGACGAGGAGTTCCGCGCGATTGCGGCGGAGTTCCCGAACTTCCGGTACACCGTCGCGCTCAGCGAGCCGCTTCCAGAAGACCACTGGGACGGCCCGACCGGCTTCATCCATAAGGTCGTGTATGACCTCTACCTGAAGGACCATCCTGATCCGACTGAGATCGAATACTACCTCTGCGGCCCGCCGATGATGATTGCGGCGGTCAACCGGATGCTCGACGAGCTCGGCGTCGAGAAGGAGATGATCGCCTACGACGAATTCGGTTGAGCCTTCGCGGGCACGTTGCGTTCAACCGCGCCGCCTGTCGCCACTGGCGATGCTCTCGGCCGCGGCGCTGCTCGGTGTGTTGACCTTCCGGTCCACTCGTCAGCCGCCGTCCGCGCCGGCTAGGATGTTTGCGTGGGAGGGTGAAACGCAGGGCACACGCTACCACGTCCGGGTTGTCGAGCCCCCGCCCGGGCTAACCCCGCACCAGTGTCGCCAGATCGTCGCACAAGTGCTCGAACAGGTGGACCGCACGTTTTCGCGGTGGAGGGATGACAGCGAGCTTTCGCAACTGAACGCGAAACCTCCGGGCGAGCGGGTGCGGGTGAGCGACGCGCTGGGCCACGTCGCCGAGCAGGCGCTTCGACTCGCCGAACAGACCGGCGGCGCCTTCGATCCCACCCTTGCGCCCCTTCTCCGCCTGTGGGGATTTGGGCCGGCGCCAGCATCAGCTCATCCCCCGAGCGACGACGCCGTGATGTCCGCCACGCGTCGGGTCGGCTGGCGCCGCGTGGAGCTCACTCGTGATGGCAGTGCATGGGCGCTAGTGAAAGGCGCGGAGGGTGTGGAGCTCGATCTGGACGCCGTCGCCCAGGGGTATGCGGCCGACGCGGTCGCCGCCGCTCTGCGCACGGCCGGCGTCACCAACATGATGATCGAAGTGGGCGGCGAAGTGGTGGTCTCCGGCCACAACGCAGAGCGAAACCGATGGCGTATCGGCGTGGATCTGCCGCTGCCGGACAGCCAGCCCGGCGAGCGGCTCGCTGGCGTCCTTCATCTCACGGACCGCGCGATCGCGACCTCCGGCGGCTACCGCCAGCGCCGCCGCGGCAGCAGCGGCCGAACTGTGATCCACATATTTGACGGCCGCACCCGACGGCCGCTCGAACGTGAGCGAACGAGCGTGACCATTGTCGCGCAGAACGGTCTCACCGCCGACGGCCTGGCGACCGCCGCGTTCATCCTCGGTCCGGACGCGGCGATCGCCTGGCTCACGAACCAGTGGCCCGACGCCGATGCGCTGTTTCTTCAGGTCGAGCCCGACGGCGCGGTGGCGGAGATCACCACGCCCAACTTCGCCGCGCGGACGGGCTATGTCCGGCTCCACGGCGTTTCGACGCCCGCCACCAGGTGAAGCAGCACCGCCTTGTGAACGTGCAGACGATTCTCTGCCTCGTCCAGCACGACGGACTGCGGCCCATCAATCACCTCCGCGGCGACCTCGTAGCCCCGAGTGGCGGGTAGACAGTGCAGAAATATCGCGCCCCGGCGCGCACGGCGCATCAGCGCAGGCGTCACCTGGTACGCCGCAAATCGCGCCCGACGCTCTTCGAGTTGATCCGGCGGAATGTGGTAGGACATCCACGAGTCCGTGTACACGATGTCCGCTCCGCGCACCGCAGAGGAGGCGTCCTCGGTGATCGTGATGTCCACCCCCGTCCCTCGCGCGATGCGCCGAGCACGCGCAACCACCGCCGGATCGGGACGGTAGGCGGGGTCGTCCGGGCAGCCCACGCGCATATGCAACCCCATCCGCGCTGCGGCCAGCAGCAGCGAGTGGGTTACGTTGTTCAGACCGTCGCCGACATACGCCAGCGTGAGGCCCCGCAGCCGTCGCTTGTGCTCCAGAATCGTCATCAGATCCGCGAGAATCTGCGTCGGATGCTCGTCGTTCGTCAGCCCGTTGATCACCGGTATTGTCGCGTGACGCGCGAGCGCGACGATGTCCGCGTGGCGAAATAAGCGCGCCATGATGGCGTCGCAGTAGCGGCTGAGCACGCGCGCAGTGTCCTCCACCGTTTCCTTCCCGCGTCCTAGCGGGGACGTGCTCAGGTCGTAGTAGATCGCATGGCCGCCCAGCTGCGTCATCGCCGCCTCGAACGAGACCCGTGTGCGCAGGCTGGGCTTCTCGAACAGCATCACCAGCGTCCGGCCCATCAGCGCGTGTCGGTATTCGCCAGGACGTCGCTTCAGGTCCACCGCCAGTTCGAGAACCCGCTGGATTCGTGCCGCTCCCCACTGCGAAATCGAAATCAGGTCTTTCATCGCCGCTCCGGCACCGCGAGCCTATCTCACCAGATCATTGTAGTACTGGTGCACCTCGGCCTCGCGCGCAAACATCGTCAGAATCAGCGCAACCCGAATCCACATGCCGTTGCGCACCTGGCGCCAATACATCGCGCGGGGGTCGCGGTCCACCTCTACCGCGATTTCATGCCGGCGCGGCAGCGGATGCATCAGGATCGCGTCCGGCCGCAGAATCGAGAGATGTCGCACCCCAAACGCAAAACGATCTGCATCCGCGGATGTCCGCTCGCCCGGCGCATCCCACTCGTCCTGGATGCGGGTCATGTACACCGCGTCCGCCGCCGCCACCGCGGCGTCGAAGTCCTCGGTCAGCTCGTACCGTACCCCCGCCGCGTCGAGCCGCTCGAGAATGTCGGGGCCGATTTGCAGTCGGGGCGGCGCAACAAAGAGCATCCGCACTCCCGGATACAGCGTCAACACCTGCGCGAGCGACCGCACGGTGCGTCCTCGCTGCAAATCGCCGACGAACGCGATCGTTTTCCCCTCGATTCCGCCCCGCGTTTCGAAGCTCCGCTGCAGCGTGTATATATCCAGCAGCGCCTGCGTCGGGTGCTCGTCCTTGCCCGACCCCGCGTTGATCACGGGCACAGCGCGCTCGGTGGTGGATAACAACCAGGCAATCCGCTCGGCGAATCCCCCCTCCGGATGGCGCATGATGATGAGATCAAAATACGAGCTGAACGTGCGAACGGAATCCTCGGGAGACTCCCCCTTCAGCTCGCTCGAAGTGTGTGTGTCCCGAACCTCCGCGGGATGAAGGCCCAGGATCTGACAGGCCGCATAAAACGACAAAAACGTCCGCGTCGAGGGCTGCGCGAAGTACAGCATCGCTCGCCGGTCGGCGAGAAGGCTTTGAAGAAAAAGCCGCCCCCCTTTCGTCTTCGCAATGCGCCGCGTGCGCGT
This genomic window from Kiritimatiellia bacterium contains:
- a CDS encoding NADH:ubiquinone reductase (Na(+)-transporting) subunit B; amino-acid sequence: MDTLLKLLERWRPKFETGPLRPLWPVYEALETFLFTPAHTTDGPPHLRDQLDMKRYMITVLYALVPCILFGMYNAGVQAYKAAGIAGAPFWPTLALGARLVLPIIITSYAVGGLWEVLFAAVRKHEINEGFLITGILFPLTLPPTIPLWQVAAGISFGVVIAKEIFGGVGFNVLNPALAARAFLYFAYPAQISGDRVWAALPPGATLADGFSGATSLAVAKAAPAGANAAQLLADAGFPFRTMVMGFEPGSIGETSAIAVLLGALLLLLTGTGSWRIMAGGLIGLLGTAWLVGRLPPSVLAAHPFLSLPPHYHLVMGSSLFGIVFMATDPVSAAATNEGKWIYGALIGALTVIVRAFNPAYPEGTMLAILFMNVMAPLLDYLVLRVHIRNRRRYLESFARADV
- a CDS encoding FMN-binding protein is translated as MPTSSERYVLVYAGVVCLLASVVLTSAATGLRRRQEQAAELDRKFNVLKAFGAEVVAPDGRRLPPARIEVMYRDHVRELWVDPRSGASLERPSGPEALPVYQWMENGRPVKTAIPVSGKGLWSTIYGYLALDAELDEIVGLTFYRHGETPGLGGEIEQPWFQDQFRGRRIARNGEWLPIVVAKGVASPEAKSDPHRLVVDGISGATLTGQGVTRFLNECVKKYEPYLRTARKG
- a CDS encoding NADH:ubiquinone reductase (Na(+)-transporting) subunit D, which gives rise to MASAWKHFRDPLSENNPITVQILGICSALAVTVKLETALVMALALTVVTTGSNLVISLIRNTVPARIRMIVEMVVVSTLVILADQILRAYAYDVSRQLSVFVGLIITNCIVMGRLEAFALKNPPLPSVLDGLGNGLGYGAVLVLVAFLRELLGSGRLLGHAVVPAALYRQGYVNNGLMLLAPGAFIVLGLLIWAQRTLIRRFETDG
- the nqrE gene encoding NADH:ubiquinone reductase (Na(+)-transporting) subunit E, whose product is MELLSLAVKSIFIENILLASFLGMCSFLAISKRIETAMGLGLAVIVVQTITVPTNWLLRRFFLAPGALAWTGVPALAGLDLSFLTFVVFIATIASMVQLVEMTLDRFFPRLYQSLGIFLPLITVNCAILGGSLFMVERNYNAAQSVVFGVASGAGWALAIVAMGAVRRKLRYSNVPPALRGLGITMIMTGLMAMAFMIFSGIQL
- the nqrF gene encoding NADH:ubiquinone reductase (Na(+)-transporting) subunit F, with protein sequence MSNWILLLFISALVFTGLILVFVAGLNAASRRLAPSGPVTIDINDGEKRITVDSGSSLLAALAAQKIFLPSACGGGGTCAMCKCVVTEGGGDLLPTEAGHISRAEAKQGWRLACQLKVKRDLKIRVPAEVLEIRKFEGTVRSNRNVATFIKELIVDLPPGMTLNFRAGGYIQIDVPPYREISFRSFDIDERFRDAWDQYNLWELSASNPEPIFRAYSMANHPAEGNIVMLNVRIATPPPGMNVPPGIASTYIFSLKPGDKVVMSGPFGEFFAKDTNREMVYIGGGAGMAPMRSHIFDLFKTRRTTRKVSFWYGARSRREMFYDEEFRAIAAEFPNFRYTVALSEPLPEDHWDGPTGFIHKVVYDLYLKDHPDPTEIEYYLCGPPMMIAAVNRMLDELGVEKEMIAYDEFG
- a CDS encoding FAD:protein FMN transferase, coding for MLSAAALLGVLTFRSTRQPPSAPARMFAWEGETQGTRYHVRVVEPPPGLTPHQCRQIVAQVLEQVDRTFSRWRDDSELSQLNAKPPGERVRVSDALGHVAEQALRLAEQTGGAFDPTLAPLLRLWGFGPAPASAHPPSDDAVMSATRRVGWRRVELTRDGSAWALVKGAEGVELDLDAVAQGYAADAVAAALRTAGVTNMMIEVGGEVVVSGHNAERNRWRIGVDLPLPDSQPGERLAGVLHLTDRAIATSGGYRQRRRGSSGRTVIHIFDGRTRRPLERERTSVTIVAQNGLTADGLATAAFILGPDAAIAWLTNQWPDADALFLQVEPDGAVAEITTPNFAARTGYVRLHGVSTPATR
- the argF gene encoding ornithine carbamoyltransferase; amino-acid sequence: MKDLISISQWGAARIQRVLELAVDLKRRPGEYRHALMGRTLVMLFEKPSLRTRVSFEAAMTQLGGHAIYYDLSTSPLGRGKETVEDTARVLSRYCDAIMARLFRHADIVALARHATIPVINGLTNDEHPTQILADLMTILEHKRRLRGLTLAYVGDGLNNVTHSLLLAAARMGLHMRVGCPDDPAYRPDPAVVARARRIARGTGVDITITEDASSAVRGADIVYTDSWMSYHIPPDQLEERRARFAAYQVTPALMRRARRGAIFLHCLPATRGYEVAAEVIDGPQSVVLDEAENRLHVHKAVLLHLVAGVETPWSRT
- the pyrB gene encoding aspartate carbamoyltransferase; the protein is MDAPTLPAWDVYRALSPAEKAALLRGADGRPYHVLFAQQFDRPFLDHLGELATRTRRIAKTKGGRLFLQSLLADRRAMLYFAQPSTRTFLSFYAACQILGLHPAEVRDTHTSSELKGESPEDSVRTFSSYFDLIIMRHPEGGFAERIAWLLSTTERAVPVINAGSGKDEHPTQALLDIYTLQRSFETRGGIEGKTIAFVGDLQRGRTVRSLAQVLTLYPGVRMLFVAPPRLQIGPDILERLDAAGVRYELTEDFDAAVAAADAVYMTRIQDEWDAPGERTSADADRFAFGVRHLSILRPDAILMHPLPRRHEIAVEVDRDPRAMYWRQVRNGMWIRVALILTMFAREAEVHQYYNDLVR